A single window of Pseudarthrobacter psychrotolerans DNA harbors:
- a CDS encoding IS701 family transposase — protein sequence MGDLIGQRFVRSEPRRNAVGYVRGLLSDEERKNSWTLSERAGHGTPDGMQRLLSTTDWDPDAVRDDLFTYVNRHLGDPDGILIIDETGFLKKGAASAGVARQYSGTAGRVENCQIGVFLTYSAPAGRTLLDRELYLPKAWADDRERCAGAGIPKTREFATKPVLAADMIDRALDAGIPARWATGDAVYGQHTGLRRRLEARGLHYVLAVPMNQNIIAPTAWPGEQWRADKLIASLRANAWRTRTAGAGTKGDRLYSWARTRINGPAETGEHWLLARRSLKDPTDLAYYICHGPNRVSLAELVRIAGARWAIEETFQTSKGETGLDHYQVRQYTGWYRHITLSMFAQAFLTVIRSKKGALPPEAGN from the coding sequence ATCGGTGATCTGATTGGGCAGCGGTTTGTCCGGTCCGAACCACGCCGGAACGCTGTGGGGTATGTGCGCGGGCTCCTTTCGGATGAGGAACGTAAGAATTCCTGGACCCTGTCTGAACGCGCCGGGCACGGTACCCCGGATGGCATGCAGCGCCTGCTCTCGACCACCGACTGGGACCCGGATGCTGTGCGGGATGACCTGTTCACCTACGTCAACCGCCATCTGGGCGATCCTGACGGGATCCTGATCATTGACGAGACCGGATTCCTCAAGAAGGGCGCCGCCTCAGCCGGGGTCGCACGCCAGTATTCGGGCACGGCAGGGCGGGTGGAGAACTGCCAGATCGGGGTGTTCCTGACATATTCCGCCCCGGCCGGGCGCACCCTGCTGGACCGGGAACTCTACCTGCCCAAAGCCTGGGCCGATGATCGGGAGAGATGCGCCGGGGCCGGGATCCCCAAAACCAGGGAATTCGCCACGAAGCCGGTACTGGCCGCGGACATGATCGACCGCGCCCTGGATGCCGGGATCCCGGCCCGCTGGGCCACCGGGGACGCGGTCTACGGCCAGCACACAGGGCTGCGCCGCCGCCTGGAAGCCAGAGGATTGCATTACGTGCTGGCCGTGCCCATGAACCAAAACATCATCGCCCCCACCGCCTGGCCGGGCGAGCAATGGCGTGCCGATAAACTCATCGCTTCCCTGCGCGCCAATGCCTGGCGGACCCGCACCGCCGGGGCCGGAACCAAGGGCGACCGCCTCTACTCCTGGGCACGGACCCGCATCAACGGACCCGCCGAAACCGGAGAACACTGGCTGCTGGCCCGCCGCTCCCTGAAAGACCCCACCGACCTGGCCTACTACATCTGCCACGGCCCCAACCGGGTCTCCCTCGCCGAACTGGTCCGGATCGCCGGCGCCCGCTGGGCGATCGAGGAAACCTTCCAAACCTCCAAGGGCGAAACCGGACTGGACCACTACCAGGTCCGCCAATACACCGGCTGGTACCGGCACATCACCCTCTCCATGTTCGCCCAGGCCTTCCTGACCGTGATCCGCTCCAAAAAAGGGGCGCTGCCGCCGGAGGCGGGGAACTGA